In Candidatus Endomicrobium procryptotermitis, the following proteins share a genomic window:
- a CDS encoding beta-ketoacyl-[acyl-carrier-protein] synthase family protein — MTLHSDRKKVVITGVGAISPYGAGASLLADNMLNGKSSILFNEELASISDISSCVSSTVPQMDFSYIPRQFRRSMSKMSLYAAAAVKEALADAGFEKVPKGTSLYLGSTISAMETWIEFVEKYKKKEFDTVKTSVVFQVMNHSPLANIAQAFDINGPGFGICTACATSLINIGFAYHSIISGFTERALCGGTDEYHPIMTACFAIMNAASSNFNDTPQKASRPFDASRCGIVCGEGCGMLFIESLESALKRNAKIYGEIIGFGTNTETKSISHPSCKCISECMTLALKNACIEPLEIDFISAHATSTLAGDIEESKAIENIFASSPPSVHSLKGHIGHTMAASGALELIAALDMAQRGEFAATLNLDNIDKECTGIKHISQKQKLTVNTFMKNSFALGGTNCSLIVRKYK; from the coding sequence TTGACTTTGCATTCGGACAGAAAAAAAGTGGTTATCACTGGAGTAGGGGCAATTTCGCCTTATGGTGCGGGCGCTTCTCTTCTTGCGGACAACATGCTTAACGGAAAAAGCAGCATACTTTTTAATGAGGAACTTGCATCGATTTCAGATATTTCCAGCTGCGTGTCATCTACTGTGCCGCAGATGGATTTTTCTTATATTCCGCGCCAGTTTAGGCGTTCTATGTCTAAAATGTCTTTGTATGCTGCTGCGGCCGTTAAAGAAGCGCTTGCAGACGCCGGGTTTGAAAAAGTTCCGAAAGGAACTTCGCTGTACCTCGGTTCCACGATAAGCGCTATGGAAACATGGATAGAGTTTGTAGAAAAATATAAAAAGAAAGAGTTTGACACCGTAAAGACTTCCGTTGTTTTTCAGGTTATGAATCATTCCCCGCTTGCAAATATTGCTCAAGCTTTTGATATAAACGGACCTGGATTTGGTATATGTACTGCTTGTGCCACAAGTCTTATAAATATAGGATTTGCATATCATTCTATAATCAGCGGTTTTACTGAACGCGCTTTATGCGGCGGAACAGACGAATATCACCCCATAATGACCGCATGTTTTGCAATCATGAACGCCGCCAGCAGCAATTTCAACGATACCCCGCAAAAAGCTTCGCGTCCTTTTGACGCTTCAAGATGCGGCATAGTGTGTGGCGAAGGCTGTGGAATGCTGTTTATCGAATCGCTTGAAAGCGCTCTGAAAAGAAACGCAAAAATTTACGGTGAAATAATAGGTTTTGGCACAAACACGGAAACAAAAAGCATATCCCATCCTTCATGCAAATGTATAAGCGAGTGTATGACTCTGGCTTTAAAAAATGCATGCATTGAACCTTTGGAAATAGATTTTATAAGCGCTCATGCAACAAGCACTTTGGCGGGAGACATCGAAGAAAGCAAAGCCATAGAAAATATTTTTGCATCATCCCCCCCCTCTGTACACAGCTTAAAAGGACATATAGGCCATACTATGGCGGCAAGCGGAGCTCTTGAACTTATCGCCGCACTGGATATGGCTCAGCGCGGAGAATTTGCCGCAACGTTAAATCTTGACAATATAGATAAAGAATGTACGGGAATCAAACATATTTCACAGAAACAAAAGTTAACAGTCAACACTTTTATGAAAAACAGTTTTGCTTTAGGCGGTACAAATTGTTCGCTGATAGTGAGAAAATACAAATAA
- a CDS encoding DUF2062 domain-containing protein, with translation MKFNPLIVIPLYNHAAAVGKVAAEVISLYKNVLIIDDGSTDGGCDKINALDVNIIRFKKNRGKGAAIIAAAAWARINDFTHLVTIDADGQHYPSDIEKLLEASRRSPSLIIIGKRKFNSCKVPTASKFGRKFSGFWAKVQTSKTIIDIQSGFRVYPVEIFDKYKIFSRRFAFEVEVIIKAIWAGFDIEEVEVGVHYPKKRSERISHFGVIKDNARLAVLNTYLTMRSMIPLAHKKYIKDEKGKLISLNPFKVVSEQMKKNDNPFHLGISAAWGSFCGAIALPGIRAFILVIVAGWFNLNRVVAFSVDKLAMPPFIPFVCIETGYFLRHGKFLTEVSWQILGQQFLQRVWEWILGSLIVAPLFSILIGSIVYIIGKIMRAGAKKYL, from the coding sequence ATGAAATTTAATCCGTTAATTGTTATTCCTCTCTATAATCATGCAGCAGCTGTCGGCAAAGTTGCGGCCGAAGTGATTTCACTTTATAAAAATGTTTTAATTATAGATGACGGCAGCACAGATGGCGGTTGCGATAAAATAAACGCTCTTGATGTAAATATAATCCGTTTCAAAAAAAACAGGGGCAAAGGTGCGGCGATAATCGCCGCAGCCGCATGGGCGCGTATTAACGATTTTACACATTTAGTTACTATAGATGCCGATGGTCAGCATTATCCTTCCGATATAGAAAAACTTCTTGAAGCATCAAGACGCAGTCCGTCTTTAATTATCATAGGCAAAAGAAAGTTTAACAGCTGCAAGGTTCCGACCGCTTCGAAGTTCGGCAGAAAATTTTCTGGTTTTTGGGCTAAAGTTCAGACAAGCAAAACTATAATAGACATTCAAAGCGGTTTCAGGGTTTATCCTGTCGAAATTTTTGATAAGTATAAAATTTTTTCGAGACGTTTTGCTTTCGAAGTCGAAGTTATCATAAAAGCAATATGGGCGGGCTTTGACATAGAAGAAGTCGAAGTAGGCGTTCATTATCCAAAAAAGCGTTCCGAACGCATTTCGCATTTCGGAGTTATAAAAGATAATGCGCGTCTTGCTGTCTTAAACACTTATCTTACCATGCGTTCTATGATACCTCTTGCACACAAAAAGTACATCAAAGACGAAAAGGGAAAACTTATTTCTTTAAATCCTTTTAAAGTTGTGTCCGAACAGATGAAAAAAAATGACAATCCTTTTCATCTTGGGATTTCGGCGGCATGGGGTTCTTTTTGTGGTGCTATTGCTCTGCCGGGAATAAGAGCGTTCATATTGGTGATAGTCGCCGGCTGGTTTAATTTAAACAGAGTTGTAGCTTTTAGTGTTGACAAGCTTGCCATGCCTCCATTTATCCCTTTCGTGTGCATAGAAACAGGATATTTTTTAAGGCATGGAAAATTCCTAACCGAAGTCAGCTGGCAGATTCTAGGGCAACAGTTTCTACAAAGAGTGTGGGAGTGGATTTTGGGTTCACTGATAGTAGCTCCACTTTTCAGCATACTTATAGGAAGCATAGTCTATATCATAGGGAAAATTATGAGAGCAGGCGCAAAAAAATATCTATAA
- a CDS encoding outer membrane lipoprotein carrier protein LolA, whose protein sequence is MKKLYQKIKDSIFICAACLSFLASIAFTQENAANAQDDFAKFTKVKTIYSSFKIEKHIAIAEQPLISKGIFYFKSPDNLRWEYSFPFRYGFVIKGAKIISWQDEDGRREIKDISSRTVMSAMIKQLYVFIAMDKEKISKVYKIKKSGIGIILYPKDDSKDQEISDIAIEFAKNSAAIERVIISEKSGGKTVITFGGTKIDGELPENAFEI, encoded by the coding sequence ATGAAAAAGTTATATCAAAAAATAAAGGATTCCATTTTTATTTGTGCCGCATGTCTGTCATTTTTAGCGTCTATCGCTTTTACGCAGGAAAATGCCGCAAATGCGCAGGACGATTTTGCAAAATTTACAAAAGTCAAAACCATATACAGCTCTTTCAAAATAGAAAAACATATCGCGATTGCCGAACAGCCTCTCATAAGCAAAGGAATATTTTATTTTAAATCACCAGATAATCTTAGATGGGAATATTCTTTTCCTTTTAGATATGGATTTGTAATAAAAGGTGCAAAAATAATATCATGGCAGGATGAAGATGGAAGAAGGGAAATAAAAGATATAAGCAGTCGGACAGTAATGTCCGCCATGATAAAACAACTTTATGTTTTTATTGCTATGGACAAAGAAAAGATATCAAAAGTTTACAAAATCAAAAAAAGCGGCATCGGAATAATTTTATATCCAAAAGACGATTCGAAAGATCAGGAAATTAGCGATATAGCAATTGAGTTTGCAAAAAATTCTGCTGCGATCGAACGTGTAATCATTTCTGAAAAAAGCGGAGGCAAGACCGTAATAACTTTTGGCGGCACAAAAATTGATGGAGAACTTCCGGAAAATGCGTTTGAAATTTAA
- a CDS encoding beta-ketoacyl-[acyl-carrier-protein] synthase family protein, protein MKTLISGFGGVCALGGTIEEISQNLFYSSIKPSYIKDRIKSVYAIQYPVFQAPENILSQKEENESYGFLFLRKALTEAMEKAGLQKSDLKNLKVGACIGTSVDASFNCFDFYKEWRKDIKVSLEPLNKYIKYSISSETLKFLDTKGLSQTIVTACASGTDAIGIGAEWIENGFCDIVIAGGADELNLIPFTGFIKLMISSKDHCKPFDKNRNGINLGEGAGIFILESHNSLKKRNGKKFGSILGYGNACDGYHATAPDPQGRGLRKALNFAVEQAGGLSKEKFSFINAHATGTVDNDAAEAKVFNDLFNDVLITSTKSCTGHALGAAGAIEACISLICLNEQKVPKTNNFDTVDENLNIVPVSTNLNIDGKKAAISDSLAFGGCNACIVLGGKNYE, encoded by the coding sequence ATGAAAACTTTAATTTCCGGATTTGGTGGCGTCTGTGCACTTGGCGGCACCATTGAAGAAATATCACAAAACTTGTTTTACAGCTCGATAAAACCGTCTTATATAAAAGATAGGATTAAAAGCGTTTATGCGATTCAGTATCCGGTGTTTCAGGCTCCGGAAAATATTTTGTCACAAAAGGAAGAAAACGAAAGTTATGGATTTTTGTTTTTAAGAAAAGCTTTGACTGAAGCTATGGAAAAAGCTGGCTTGCAAAAGTCTGATTTAAAAAATTTAAAAGTCGGCGCATGTATAGGCACTTCAGTTGATGCTTCTTTTAATTGTTTTGATTTTTATAAAGAATGGCGCAAAGACATAAAAGTATCTTTGGAGCCACTGAACAAATATATAAAATATTCAATTTCTAGCGAAACGTTAAAATTCCTCGACACAAAAGGCCTTTCTCAAACGATAGTTACGGCTTGTGCTTCAGGCACCGATGCGATAGGAATTGGTGCGGAATGGATTGAAAACGGTTTTTGTGATATTGTGATAGCAGGGGGAGCCGACGAGCTAAATCTTATTCCTTTTACTGGATTTATAAAACTTATGATTTCAAGTAAAGACCATTGCAAACCTTTCGATAAAAACAGAAACGGCATAAATCTCGGAGAAGGCGCAGGCATTTTTATTTTAGAATCTCACAATTCGCTTAAAAAAAGAAATGGCAAAAAGTTTGGCAGCATTCTAGGTTACGGAAACGCTTGCGACGGGTATCACGCAACTGCACCTGATCCTCAAGGCAGAGGGCTTAGAAAAGCTCTCAATTTTGCCGTGGAACAGGCTGGAGGCTTAAGCAAAGAAAAATTTTCATTTATAAACGCTCATGCGACAGGCACTGTGGACAATGACGCAGCAGAAGCCAAAGTGTTCAATGATTTGTTTAATGACGTTCTCATAACATCCACAAAAAGCTGTACGGGACATGCGCTCGGAGCGGCAGGCGCCATTGAAGCCTGCATTTCTTTAATCTGTCTTAACGAGCAAAAAGTCCCGAAAACCAATAATTTTGATACCGTTGACGAGAATTTAAATATCGTGCCGGTATCTACAAATTTAAACATAGATGGCAAAAAAGCGGCGATTTCTGATTCGCTCGCATTCGGCGGGTGCAATGCGTGCATTGTTTTGGGCGGTAAAAATTATGAATAA
- a CDS encoding 1-acyl-sn-glycerol-3-phosphate acyltransferase has protein sequence MKSNDKMPDLLKRIYAFPFMIAICIWLSLSGFFAYPYFVLTGYKAEELRNFLYFQGKVVQLAIKFISFFNKNVVKTEFPKQPSVLVANHSCMCDTFVFFDFGVKNLVCIAKGWPFRIVFYGRYIEKAGYINSDNKTAEEIIQLALEKLKSGIHIGIFPEGTRQSKTGRFRSLAFEIALRSGCPVVPFAIKGLNEMLPRETWFPKQTSIKYIQLDAVLPEKFKFEAGSLKMAQHVKELIVAELQKTK, from the coding sequence TTGAAAAGTAATGATAAAATGCCTGACTTGTTAAAAAGAATCTATGCTTTTCCGTTTATGATTGCCATATGTATATGGCTTAGTCTGTCCGGTTTTTTTGCATATCCGTATTTTGTATTGACTGGCTATAAAGCGGAAGAGTTAAGAAATTTTTTATATTTTCAAGGGAAAGTCGTACAGCTTGCCATAAAATTCATTTCTTTTTTTAATAAAAATGTGGTAAAAACCGAATTTCCCAAACAACCGTCGGTTCTTGTGGCAAATCATTCTTGTATGTGTGATACTTTTGTGTTTTTTGATTTCGGCGTAAAAAATCTTGTATGTATAGCAAAAGGCTGGCCTTTTAGAATAGTTTTTTATGGCAGATACATAGAAAAAGCCGGATATATCAATTCCGACAATAAGACGGCAGAAGAGATAATACAGCTTGCGCTTGAAAAACTTAAATCAGGGATCCACATAGGGATTTTTCCGGAAGGAACAAGACAAAGCAAAACAGGACGCTTTCGTTCGCTTGCTTTTGAGATAGCTTTGCGTTCAGGTTGTCCAGTTGTACCTTTTGCCATAAAAGGACTGAATGAAATGCTTCCCAGAGAAACATGGTTTCCGAAACAGACATCTATCAAATATATTCAGCTTGACGCGGTTTTGCCGGAAAAGTTTAAATTTGAAGCTGGTTCTTTAAAAATGGCTCAGCATGTAAAAGAACTTATAGTCGCCGAACTTCAAAAAACGAAATGA
- a CDS encoding MMPL family transporter has product MRLKFNLSFIYKYRKLYLAFLFAAFVACSFMFSKIRFGQDISEMLPSVLSKEIKLFGNSPISSKIFVTVEGDSPQLAHEGAETIMNYFTKQQDLNMRVPKIDEDFILSCYYEAPQIWNDDFQKAIEPLITKDALSLKMKENAQNLYFPAGSFMQKFILSDPIGMIPIFAGALQRLNISSSLLMRDGFISSADGTTVLIIFDSDQKSLDLNSAAKYDTAFKKITQKLPAGVTAFYTGAERYTVENNDIITTDLKKIFLISSVLMTLLFAFFFRDKKALFIYAVPPVVIAVSAVVTYRIFGGISAITLGFGAVLMGLCIDYAVYMYFALRASKKEERFLSTKKMFAPLSVSAATSILTFALLFFSGIGIFRQIALFCAFGLALALFIALCTAPFVFDCKNAKLQHTGRSGFHIGMRTAFIVAVIIFAAGIFSIKYVNFNVSLEALNTTGKRLDADLQKFRSFTGDSYKNTALLFVFGQTREEVLENNEKFTAANVGLLKLAELFPSQKTRAQNIEKWKTFWTTDKMELIKNEINVFCKNYSLNPESFDAFYSFLESGVFAGYQSHQNSLLQAYNPIIEFDGRYAFANIIKEGSSVNFPEGLESVLISNNILRDKITVSVLSIFIKIMIVLLICSFAALSLMLKDFKLALVALLPPVCGICCALIVSALSGIEYNLFGLFAMPLLAGLAMDYGIFMIYRVRALEHLHPLKSVVAAALSTLIGFGSLMVSRHNVLFVMGFTVFIGIAAAIASSIFLIPAFLQNYKNSNSVKPAIFILCFLCAFFCTGCLSSEEIRYNVREPESVSAEKDKTLMFYGSYGQDLYFRVITVLDDEGVRVVIMTDLGLKLQDMKIKKDSGTDMYFVINFMPKNIIEDFEKFFRLYFLEEDKKNIKTVNKKIYFYDGVKPLMWVRKI; this is encoded by the coding sequence ATGCGTTTGAAATTTAATTTAAGTTTCATTTATAAATACAGAAAACTTTATCTTGCTTTTTTGTTTGCAGCTTTTGTGGCATGTAGTTTTATGTTTTCAAAAATACGTTTCGGACAAGATATTTCTGAAATGCTTCCTTCAGTTCTATCCAAAGAAATAAAGCTGTTTGGCAATTCTCCTATTTCTTCAAAAATTTTTGTTACCGTAGAAGGTGACTCACCTCAGTTGGCACACGAAGGTGCGGAAACCATAATGAATTATTTTACAAAACAGCAAGATTTAAATATGCGCGTTCCGAAAATAGATGAGGATTTCATTTTATCCTGTTATTATGAAGCGCCGCAGATATGGAATGACGATTTTCAAAAAGCCATCGAGCCGCTGATAACAAAAGACGCACTGTCTTTGAAAATGAAAGAAAACGCACAAAACCTGTATTTCCCCGCAGGATCTTTTATGCAGAAATTTATTCTTTCAGATCCAATCGGCATGATTCCAATTTTTGCAGGCGCACTTCAACGTCTTAACATTTCTTCGTCGCTTTTGATGCGGGACGGATTTATTTCTTCGGCCGACGGGACAACCGTTCTTATTATCTTTGATAGTGACCAGAAGTCTTTGGATTTGAATTCTGCGGCAAAATACGACACGGCTTTTAAAAAAATAACACAAAAGCTTCCAGCAGGCGTTACGGCTTTTTATACGGGAGCTGAGCGTTATACAGTTGAAAATAACGATATCATAACTACAGACTTAAAAAAAATTTTTTTGATTTCATCCGTTTTAATGACATTGTTATTTGCATTTTTTTTCAGGGATAAAAAAGCTCTTTTTATTTATGCCGTTCCGCCAGTCGTCATCGCGGTTTCCGCAGTGGTAACTTATAGAATTTTCGGAGGAATTTCCGCAATAACTTTGGGGTTCGGCGCGGTTTTGATGGGACTATGCATAGATTATGCCGTGTACATGTATTTTGCTCTGCGCGCTTCAAAAAAAGAAGAAAGATTTTTAAGCACAAAAAAGATGTTTGCCCCTCTATCCGTAAGCGCAGCTACTTCGATTTTGACTTTTGCGCTTTTATTTTTTTCAGGTATAGGCATATTTCGGCAAATAGCTTTATTTTGCGCTTTCGGGCTGGCTTTAGCCTTGTTCATAGCTTTATGTACTGCGCCTTTCGTTTTCGACTGTAAAAACGCAAAGCTTCAACATACGGGCCGCAGCGGGTTTCATATCGGCATGCGAACAGCTTTTATCGTTGCGGTCATTATTTTTGCCGCAGGAATCTTTTCTATAAAATACGTAAATTTTAACGTTTCGCTTGAAGCTTTAAACACAACAGGGAAACGTCTTGATGCCGACTTGCAAAAGTTCCGCTCTTTCACCGGAGATTCTTATAAGAATACTGCCCTTTTGTTCGTTTTTGGTCAAACGCGAGAAGAAGTGCTTGAAAATAACGAAAAATTTACCGCAGCAAATGTCGGACTGCTGAAATTGGCCGAACTGTTTCCTTCGCAAAAAACGCGTGCACAAAATATCGAAAAATGGAAAACTTTTTGGACTACAGACAAAATGGAACTTATTAAAAACGAAATAAATGTTTTTTGCAAAAATTACTCGCTTAACCCGGAAAGTTTTGACGCTTTTTATTCCTTCCTCGAAAGCGGAGTTTTTGCTGGTTACCAAAGTCATCAAAACTCGCTTTTGCAGGCCTATAATCCAATTATAGAGTTTGATGGCAGATATGCTTTTGCAAATATAATAAAAGAAGGCTCCTCTGTGAATTTTCCGGAAGGCTTGGAAAGTGTTTTAATATCGAACAATATTTTACGCGATAAAATTACAGTTTCGGTTTTATCGATTTTTATAAAAATTATGATAGTGCTTTTAATATGTTCTTTTGCAGCTCTAAGCTTAATGCTAAAAGATTTTAAGCTTGCTCTCGTTGCCCTTTTGCCACCGGTGTGTGGCATTTGCTGTGCGCTAATAGTTTCTGCGCTTTCAGGCATAGAATACAATTTATTCGGTTTGTTCGCCATGCCGCTTTTGGCAGGACTTGCAATGGATTACGGAATATTCATGATATACAGAGTACGCGCTTTAGAGCATCTTCATCCTCTCAAATCCGTTGTCGCCGCCGCGCTTTCGACGCTCATAGGGTTTGGGTCGCTTATGGTTTCGCGCCATAATGTATTGTTTGTCATGGGTTTTACAGTTTTTATAGGAATAGCCGCGGCAATAGCATCAAGTATATTTTTGATTCCTGCTTTCCTTCAAAACTATAAAAACAGCAATTCCGTTAAGCCTGCCATTTTCATTTTGTGTTTTTTATGTGCGTTTTTTTGCACGGGGTGTCTGTCTTCAGAAGAAATACGCTATAATGTACGCGAACCGGAATCGGTTTCCGCAGAGAAAGATAAAACTTTAATGTTTTACGGTTCGTACGGACAAGATTTGTATTTTCGCGTAATTACCGTTCTCGATGATGAAGGAGTAAGAGTCGTGATAATGACTGATTTGGGTTTAAAACTACAGGACATGAAAATAAAAAAAGACTCAGGCACGGACATGTATTTTGTTATAAATTTTATGCCAAAAAATATAATAGAAGATTTTGAAAAATTTTTCAGATTGTATTTTTTAGAAGAAGATAAAAAAAATATAAAAACGGTAAACAAAAAAATATACTTTTATGACGGCGTAAAACCGCTGATGTGGGTCAGAAAAATATGA
- a CDS encoding lysophospholipid acyltransferase family protein produces MYQKWTGKSLGNGFLQFLLRGVVKYGGRHIAYFISYFVVAVYTFIPSIRKKASFYLKRRFESASAVELFFHTYKLNFTLAKILIDRAVFGIKGKISIISSRQNQQLCRDLIAQGKGLIIITAHCGCWQMAMSAFDFMEGDKYVVYRRNKEDVDKHVHELSGKKATVNFIDPAGFGGGGIEIMAALSKKSIICMMGDRTFGSEDNKIEVGFLGGKIDVPYTVYRIAGAMGTPVAIIFFPYENAGRVDSIIADTFFVEEKGPNSQNYLNEAQKFIKSLENFCKLYPYQFFNYYDAWKQNKSEEK; encoded by the coding sequence ATGTATCAAAAATGGACTGGGAAAAGTTTAGGGAACGGATTTTTGCAGTTTTTACTACGCGGAGTGGTAAAATATGGCGGAAGACATATCGCGTATTTTATAAGTTATTTTGTCGTGGCTGTTTATACTTTTATTCCGTCCATAAGAAAAAAGGCTTCATTTTATTTGAAAAGACGTTTTGAATCGGCCAGTGCAGTTGAATTGTTTTTTCATACTTATAAATTGAATTTTACTCTTGCAAAAATTTTAATCGATAGAGCAGTGTTCGGCATAAAAGGCAAAATCAGCATAATCTCTTCTAGACAAAACCAGCAGCTATGCCGCGATCTTATTGCGCAAGGAAAAGGACTTATCATAATAACCGCACATTGCGGCTGCTGGCAGATGGCAATGTCGGCTTTTGATTTTATGGAAGGCGACAAATATGTGGTGTATCGCAGAAACAAAGAAGATGTTGATAAACACGTTCACGAACTTTCTGGAAAAAAAGCGACGGTAAACTTCATCGATCCAGCTGGATTCGGCGGGGGTGGCATTGAAATTATGGCGGCATTGTCAAAAAAAAGCATAATCTGCATGATGGGCGACAGAACTTTCGGCAGCGAAGACAATAAAATAGAAGTCGGCTTTCTCGGAGGAAAAATTGATGTTCCATACACCGTTTACAGAATAGCCGGCGCAATGGGAACACCTGTCGCCATTATATTTTTTCCATACGAAAATGCCGGAAGAGTGGATTCCATCATAGCGGATACGTTTTTCGTTGAAGAAAAAGGTCCGAATTCACAAAACTATTTAAATGAAGCGCAAAAATTTATAAAATCATTAGAAAATTTTTGTAAACTGTATCCGTACCAATTCTTTAATTATTACGACGCTTGGAAACAAAATAAATCGGAGGAAAAATGA
- a CDS encoding phosphopantetheine-binding protein, protein MTREEIIRTVNEALIKEFELEAEKMKPEANFFADLGLDSLDAVDMVIVLEQAFKIKIRTNYQVEKIMTLKDLYDYIEELMQNQKKA, encoded by the coding sequence ATGACCAGAGAAGAAATTATCAGAACAGTTAACGAAGCGCTTATTAAAGAATTCGAGCTTGAAGCGGAAAAGATGAAACCGGAAGCAAACTTTTTTGCAGATTTAGGACTGGACAGCCTTGATGCCGTTGATATGGTAATCGTTTTGGAGCAGGCGTTTAAAATTAAAATCAGGACAAATTATCAGGTCGAAAAAATCATGACGCTTAAAGACCTTTACGATTATATAGAAGAGCTCATGCAAAACCAGAAAAAAGCTTGA
- a CDS encoding phosphopantetheine-binding protein: MIPTSLDDVKKVLSDNLDMQGIDTDSLKENAPLFSGLGLDSLDAIELVIILRKNYDIVIENMDEGRKVFQTLGTLRQYIEQMRKK; this comes from the coding sequence ATGATACCCACATCTTTAGATGATGTAAAAAAAGTTTTAAGTGACAATTTGGACATGCAGGGAATAGATACGGACTCTTTAAAAGAGAACGCTCCTCTTTTTTCCGGATTAGGGCTTGACAGCCTTGACGCTATAGAATTAGTTATAATTTTGCGTAAAAATTATGATATTGTCATAGAGAACATGGACGAGGGAAGAAAAGTATTTCAAACACTCGGAACTTTAAGACAATATATAGAACAAATGAGAAAAAAATAA
- a CDS encoding acyl-CoA thioesterase, with translation MLPKSYFKQKPDDPKPLSAVIEFTPRFSDLDPMNIVWHGNYAAYFEEGRLALGNKYNMSYADFNRRGISIPLKQIYFDYVKPLEFEKTYKLKTFLYWNEAARLDFEFSIYNDKNELMTRGYSIQLIVDKTQGVLVNKPTFFEELCQKWKVGKL, from the coding sequence ATGCTGCCTAAATCTTATTTTAAACAAAAACCCGACGATCCAAAGCCATTAAGTGCTGTCATCGAATTTACGCCGCGTTTCAGCGATCTCGATCCAATGAATATCGTATGGCATGGCAATTATGCCGCATATTTTGAAGAAGGACGTCTTGCTCTCGGAAACAAATACAACATGAGCTATGCGGATTTTAACAGAAGAGGAATAAGCATACCTTTAAAACAAATATATTTTGATTATGTCAAGCCTCTGGAGTTTGAAAAAACATACAAACTTAAAACTTTTTTGTATTGGAATGAAGCTGCTCGTCTGGATTTTGAGTTCAGCATATACAATGATAAAAATGAGCTTATGACACGCGGTTACAGCATTCAGCTTATAGTAGACAAAACGCAAGGTGTTTTAGTCAACAAACCGACCTTCTTTGAAGAACTCTGCCAAAAATGGAAAGTTGGAAAACTATAG